One genomic window of Halogeometricum sp. S3BR5-2 includes the following:
- a CDS encoding cation diffusion facilitator family transporter: MSGDRRRVVRRVGLVVLVVNVALALAKGGVWWATGSLAVGSEAVNSAADTAYSVIVLAGLYLTTQPPDFQHPHGHERIEPFVSLFVAVGVFAAGAGVLWNATTTVLNGSYGGATGGVLGAGVLVASAGVKYGLYRYCRRVGETHRSPAIVATAMDNRNDILTAAAALVGVLGASLGVPVLEPVAAGVVSLGIIYTGYEIVRDNVNYLVGAAPDDELTAEILARALEHPRVEGAHDVIAHYVGPEVDVSLHIEVEGDMTLFEAHDIESEVVTAIREIPEVDDVFVHVDPKELGEWKEDERATRLFEGRAGEK; this comes from the coding sequence ATGAGCGGAGACCGGCGCCGGGTCGTCCGACGGGTGGGCCTCGTCGTCCTCGTGGTGAACGTCGCGTTGGCCCTCGCCAAGGGCGGCGTCTGGTGGGCGACGGGCAGTCTCGCCGTCGGGTCCGAGGCGGTCAACAGCGCGGCCGACACCGCCTACAGCGTCATCGTCCTCGCCGGTCTCTATCTGACGACGCAACCGCCCGACTTCCAGCACCCGCACGGCCACGAGCGCATCGAACCGTTCGTCTCGCTGTTCGTCGCCGTCGGCGTGTTCGCCGCCGGCGCGGGCGTCCTCTGGAACGCCACCACCACGGTCCTGAACGGCTCCTACGGCGGCGCGACCGGCGGGGTCCTCGGCGCCGGCGTCCTCGTCGCCTCCGCCGGCGTGAAGTACGGCCTCTACCGCTACTGCCGGCGCGTCGGCGAGACCCACCGCTCCCCGGCTATCGTCGCGACGGCGATGGACAACCGCAACGACATCCTCACGGCCGCCGCCGCTCTCGTCGGCGTCCTCGGCGCGAGCCTCGGCGTCCCCGTCCTCGAACCCGTCGCCGCGGGCGTCGTCTCTCTCGGCATCATCTACACCGGCTACGAGATAGTGCGCGACAACGTGAACTACCTCGTCGGCGCCGCCCCCGACGACGAACTGACCGCCGAGATTCTGGCCCGCGCCCTCGAACACCCCCGCGTCGAGGGGGCGCACGACGTGATCGCTCACTACGTCGGCCCCGAGGTGGACGTGAGCCTCCACATCGAGGTGGAGGGCGACATGACGCTGTTCGAGGCGCACGACATCGAGTCGGAGGTGGTGACGGCCATCCGTGAGATTCCCGAGGTGGACGACGTGTTCGTCCACGTCGACCCGAAGGAACTCGGCGAGTGGAAGGAGGACGAACGGGCGACCCGGCTGTTCGAGGGGCGGGCCGGGGAGAAGTAG
- a CDS encoding S26 family signal peptidase yields the protein MADDSGPPRRDPPRPRSGSGPDSGTGSDSGPGSGPDPRPHPRPRVPRYVRDVLQTLGAVVLVGVLLFALTGIWPPMVAVESPSMEPHIDTGDMVVVSDVNRYVAAAADENGIVTQARSDGYTRFSEGGDVVVFMPPDRRGLSSPIIHRVRFHVEAGENWYDRANPDFVGAGVDGCAELANCPAPHAGYVTKGDNNARYDQVGVDPIAPPVRAEWVRAKAQVRVPLLGWIRLLLAGKV from the coding sequence ATGGCCGACGACTCCGGTCCCCCCCGCCGCGACCCTCCCCGCCCTCGCTCCGGGTCGGGCCCCGATTCCGGCACCGGTTCCGATTCCGGTCCCGGGTCGGGTCCGGACCCCCGACCCCACCCCCGCCCTCGCGTCCCGCGCTACGTCCGCGACGTGCTCCAGACGCTCGGCGCCGTCGTCCTCGTCGGCGTCCTCCTGTTCGCGCTGACGGGCATCTGGCCGCCGATGGTCGCCGTCGAGAGCCCCAGCATGGAACCGCACATCGACACCGGCGACATGGTCGTCGTCTCGGACGTGAACCGCTACGTCGCCGCCGCGGCCGACGAGAACGGCATCGTGACGCAGGCGCGGTCGGACGGCTACACCCGATTCTCCGAGGGCGGCGACGTCGTCGTCTTCATGCCGCCCGACCGTCGGGGGCTTTCCTCGCCCATCATCCACCGGGTCCGCTTCCACGTCGAGGCGGGCGAGAACTGGTACGACAGGGCGAACCCCGACTTCGTGGGGGCCGGCGTGGACGGTTGTGCGGAACTGGCGAACTGCCCCGCGCCGCACGCCGGGTACGTCACGAAGGGGGACAACAACGCCAGATACGACCAGGTGGGCGTCGACCCCATCGCACCCCCGGTGCGGGCGGAGTGGGTCCGCGCGAAGGCGCAGGTCCGGGTGCCGCTGCTCGGATGGATACGCCTCCTCCTCGCCGGGAAGGTCTGA
- a CDS encoding GNAT family N-acetyltransferase produces MDDDYELVRGTPDPETFCALREAAGLSARSLEGARRGLPNTLFGVRAERRGEVVGMARVVGDGGTVYEIVDVAVDPAHQGRGLGSAMVEELVGYLDREAPPRAYVSLLADVEGFYERWGFERTAPGSRGMFRRVDADGRFSDGGSES; encoded by the coding sequence ATGGACGACGACTACGAACTCGTTCGCGGGACGCCCGACCCCGAGACGTTCTGCGCCCTCCGGGAGGCGGCCGGCCTCTCGGCTCGCAGCCTCGAAGGCGCCCGACGGGGACTGCCGAACACGCTGTTCGGCGTCCGCGCGGAGCGTCGGGGTGAGGTGGTCGGCATGGCCCGCGTCGTCGGCGACGGCGGGACCGTCTACGAAATCGTCGACGTGGCCGTCGACCCCGCCCACCAGGGCCGCGGACTCGGCTCCGCGATGGTCGAGGAACTGGTCGGCTACCTGGACCGCGAAGCGCCGCCGCGGGCGTACGTGAGCCTCCTCGCGGACGTCGAGGGGTTCTACGAGCGATGGGGGTTCGAGCGGACCGCACCGGGGTCGCGGGGGATGTTCCGCCGCGTCGACGCCGATGGACGGTTCAGTGACGGCGGTTCGGAGTCGTGA